The Nitrospirota bacterium genome contains the following window.
CGGAACGCCATGAGGGTCTCCGACGTCTTGATGCCGTCGACCTTCAACATGTGGTTCGTCACGAGCTCCGCCATCTGCTCGTTGTCCCTCACGCGTATGACGACTGCCAGATCGTACCTGCCCGCCACCGAGTAGACCTCGGTGATGCCGTCCATGCCGGCGAGCGTTTCCGCGACCGTGTTCACCTTGTCCCTCGCAACGGTCAACAGAACGAGCGCAGTAACCATGATGACCACCTCCCGTTCAAAGTGTTTACCATTATACCAGAATTCCGGCAGGAGTC
Protein-coding sequences here:
- a CDS encoding Lrp/AsnC ligand binding domain-containing protein, coding for MVTALVLLTVARDKVNTVAETLAGMDGITEVYSVAGRYDLAVVIRVRDNEQMAELVTNHMLKVDGIKTSETLMAFRVHSRHDLESMFSIGM